A genomic window from Lotus japonicus ecotype B-129 chromosome 1, LjGifu_v1.2 includes:
- the LOC130719892 gene encoding F-box/kelch-repeat protein At3g06240-like produces the protein MKKYRDVPDLSSELVTEILSRLPVKTIIRFTSVSKSWKSLIIHDPSFVKMHLSRSPKNTHIILSLEEDSMNVENKDTLVVPCSVRCLMEDPWSAIKGAGCYQLKYNYFIVGSCNGLVCLGYFCDDRKIKELWVWLWNPATNLRSKKSPPFRMKIKNSEYASWRKISYGFGYDHSRDTYKVSKNSKSNPFVVVVHWDRTKQKMETMVHYMGDIYWRNILSDHSSPNLLEQIEGQFVGGCVNWLALENVNGPNYQWVNVTLQQLVIASFDMSKEVYMYLPIPEGVSEVPHFEPNLGVLRNHMCFFHDHNKTHFVVWKMREYGIRGSWTRLVSVTYEHLKCDGILYRPLPLCLSEDGDIILLESTEDLEVIKYNIRDNIAEYIQIPINEVSLKADGYVPSLVSPFQDKEDGRD, from the exons ATGAAAAAATATCGTGATGTTCCAGATCTTTCCTCGGAACTTGTAACGGAAATCTTGTCACGACTTCCAGTGAAGACTATCATTCGATTCACGAGTGTTTCCAAGTCATGGAAATCACTCATCATCCACGATCCATCATTCGTGAAAATGCATCTTAGTAGATCGCCCAAAAACACTCATATCATCCTCTCCTTAGAAGAAGACTCTATGAATGTTGAAAATAAGGATACTCTTGTTGTTCCATGCTCTGTACGTTGTTTGATGGAGGATCCTTGGTCCGCGATCAAGGGTGCAGGGTGCTACCAATTGAAGTACAATTATTTTATCGTTGGTTCCTGCAATGGGTTGGTCTGTTTGGGCTATTTTTGTGATGATAGAAAAATTAAAGAATTATGGGTCTGGCTATGGAACCCGGCAACAAACTTGAGATCTAAGAAGTCACCACCCTTTCGTATGAAGATCAAAAATTCAGAGTATGCGTCATGGCGTAAGATAAGTTATGGGTTCGGCTATGATCATTCACGTGATACTTACAAGGTGAGTAAAAATTCCAAATCCAACCCTTTT gtggtggtggttcatTGGGATCGTACAAAGCAGAAAATGGAGACAATGGTTCATTACATGGGTGATATTTATTGGAGGAATATTTTGAGTGATCATAGTTCCCCAAATTTGCTAGAGCAAATAGAGGGGCAATTTGTGGGCGGTTGTGTTAACTGGTTAGCACTTGAAAATGTGAATGGTCCCAACTATCAATGGGTCAATGTTACTCTCCAACAACTGGTTATTGCTTCCTTTGACATGAGTAAGGAGGTGTATATGTATCTGCCAATTCCTGAGGGTGTTAGTGAGGTGCCCCATTTTGAGCCAAATCTTGGGGTTCTAAGGAATCACATGTGTTTCTTTCATGACCATAATAAAACTCATTTTGTTGTGTGGAAAATGAGAGAGTATGGAATCAGAGGGTCTTGGACTCGGTTGGTGAGTGTCACTTATGAGCATCTTAAATGTGATGGCATTTTGTACCGCCCGTTGCCGTTGTGTTTGTCTGAAGATGGTGACATCATTTTGCTCGAAAGTACTGAGGATTTGGAGGTTATCAAGTATAATATAAGAGACAATATAGCAGAATATATTCAAATTCCCATCAATGAAGTTTCGTTGAAAGCCGATGGTTATGTACCGAGTCTGGTTTCGCcttttcaagacaaagaagacgGACGAGATTGA
- the LOC130719899 gene encoding uncharacterized protein LOC130719899 — MLNKHCFEALDRSLNDIMKTQFTHGYDIPFGGKVVVLGGDFRQILPVISKGSRSEIVGSAINSSYLWKHCKCKEPLLELVNFAYPKLAHNLQKNSFFQERAILAPTLECVEEINNFMLGMIPGDETEYLSCDTPWKSDEDSGVNAEWFTFEFLNDFKCSGFPNHAIKLKAGVPIMLIRNIDQAAGLCNGTRMIVNALTKYIIVATVLNGNNMGETTFIPRMSLTPSNSDISFKFQRRQFPVALCFAMTINKSQGQSLSHVGLYLPRPVFTHGQLYVALSRVKSRKGLKMLIIDDEGVVSNTTRNVVYQEVFDNI, encoded by the exons ATGTTAAACAAACATTGCTTTGAAGCTTTAGACAGATCTCTTAATGACATTATGAAGACTCAGTTTACCCATGGTTATGACATTCCATTCGGAGGTAAAGTTGTGGTACTAGGAGGcgactttagacaaatacttcCAGTTATTTCCAAAGGAAGTCGTTCAGAAATTGTCGGTTCCgctatcaattcttcatatttgtggaagcattgcaag TGTAAGGAACCGTTGCTTGAATTAGTTAATTTTGCATATCCAAAACTTGCAcataatttgcaaaaaaattcattcttccAAGAAAGAGCGATCcttgcaccaacacttgaaTGTGTAGAGGAAATTAACAACTTTATGTTAGGAATGATTCCTGGTGATGAAACAGAATATTTGAGTTGTGATACTCCGTGGAAGTCAGACGAAGATTCGGGTGTCAATGCAGAATGGTTTACATttgaattcttaaatgatttcaaatGCTCTGGATTTCCAAACCATGCAATTAAACTGAAAGCtggtgtccctatcatgctcattcgaaacatagaccaagctgcagggttgtgtaatggcactcgaatgatagtcaatgctttgactaaatatataattgttgctactGTTTTAAATGGAAACAATATGGGTGAAACAACATTTATTCCAAGGATGAGTTTAACTCCATCTAATTCTGACATTTCATTCAAATTCCAGCGTAGACAATTCCCTGTTGCtctatgttttgcaatgactataaataaaagtcaggggcaatctttatctcatgttggactgtatCTGCCAAGGCCTGTGTTTACTCACGGGCAGCTATATGTTGCACTTtctagagttaaatctagaaaagggttgaagatgCTTATCATAGATGACGAAGGAGTTGTATCAAACACTACACGCAAcgtagtgtatcaagaagtctttgataatatttga